GCTCAACGACCTCGGGGCGCCGTGGTGGCTCGGCGTGGTGCTCGGCCTGCTGGCCTTCGCCGCGCTCGTGCCGCGGCGTACGCGCGTGCCCGTGGTCATCTGCTGGCTCGTCGCGCTGGCCGCCGCCGTGGTCTCCGGCGCCCTCTCGCACGTGACCCTCGACCTGCCCTCGGTCACCACGCGACCCAGCCTGGGCCTCTTCGTGGTCATCCTGCAGGGCACCTCGGTCGTGGCGGTCGTGCTGGGCGCAGACGCCTACCTGCGCCGCCTCGACGAGCACCACCCGGTCTGGCAGCGCGTGCTGGCCACCGCGCTGGCGGTCGTGGCGGCCGCCGTCCCGCTCGGCGGGCTCGGCTGGTGGCTCACCACCCCCGACAACGCGATGGCCCGCGAGGCCGAGCAGACGGTGCCGGTCTACATGCAGCAGAGCTCGCTCACCGGCGAGGAGCACGGCGTGCTCGTGCTCTCCGGCTCGGTGGAGGACGGCATCACCTACCGGATCCGGCGCGAGGACGGCACCACCGTGGGCGAGGACGAGATCCTGACCCTCGCCGACGAGGACGAGGAGATGACCGAGGAGGTCCGGGCGCTCGTCTCCTCGCCGACCCCCGCCGTGGTCGCCGCGCTCGGCGACCGCGGGGTCGAGTACGTCGTCCTCAGCTCGCCGGCCGACGGCTCGGTGTCGTCCCTCCTCGACGCCACCGCCGGCCTCGAGCAGGCCAGCGCGGAGGACCGCAGCATGCGGGCCTGGCGCGTCGACCGCCCGCTCGACGCCACCACCCTCGACCGGCCGCGGTCCTGGTGGCGCACCGCGCTGATGGTGCTGCAGGGGCTGGCCGTCGTGGTCGCCCTGGTCCTCGCCGCCCCGACCGTGCGGCAGCGCCGCGAGAGGGGGAGCGATGTCTGAGCCCACTCCCGGTCCCGCGCCCGCTCCCACGTCCACCGCGGGCGGCCGGCGTCGCGTCGCCGAGGCGAGCCGCCGCCCGTCGCCGGTGACCCTGCTCGCCGTGCTGATCCCGCTGCTCACGGTGGCGGCGCTCGCCCTGGTCCGGCCCGCGGAGACCCCCGCGACGACCCATGACCCCGCCGGCGCACCGCTCGACCGGTCGACCGCCGTGTGCCCGGCCCGGCTGCCCGGCGCCGACGAGCTGCGCCTCGGCAGCACCGGCCTCGCGTCCGGCAGCCTCACCCTGCGCGTGGGCCGCGAGGAGGACACCGAGGCACTCACCGACGGCGTCGCCTCCCGGCGCGAGCGGTCCGCGGTCGTCGTCGGCGCCACCGGCGACCTCGCCGCGGGCCTCGTCGCCTCGCGCTCGGGCGCCGGGTCGGCCGTCGGCTGCGCCCCGCCGGAGCCGGAGCGCTGGTTCACCGGCCTCGGCGCGTCGGCCGAGCACGCCTCGACCCTCACGCTGGTCAACCCCGACCGGGGACCCGCCGTCGCCGACGTGACGGTGTGGGACGGCAGCGGCGTCGTCGACGTCCCCGCCCTGCGCGGCGTCCGCGTGCCCGGGGGCGGCTCGGCCACCTTCGACCTGTCCGAGGTCGCGCCCAACCGCGACGCTCTCGCGATGCAGGTCCTCGTGTCGCGTGGCCGGCTCGGCGCGAGCGTGGTCGACGTGCTGGACCCCGTCGGCCGCGGCCGCCCGGTGCGCGAGTGGCTGCCCGGCCAGGCCGCGCCCGCCACGACGTCGTACGTCCTCGGCGTCGGGACGACGCCGGCCGACCGCACGCTGACGCTGGCCAACCCGGGCGACTCACAGGTGCGGGTGGCGCTGGAGCTGGTCAGCGAGGAGAGCGAGTTCGCGCCGTCGGGCTTCGAGGAGGTGACCCTGGCGCCGGCGTCGGTCACCGAGGTGGACCTCGGCGGCGTGCTGCGCGGCCGCACGGCCCGCGGCGTGCAGGCGCTGCGGCTGGAGGCGACCGGTCCGGTCACGGCCGCCCTGCGCAACCGCACCGACGGTGACCTCGCGCTCGCCGTGGCGGGTGATGCGGTGGCGAGCGAGACGGCCGTCGCGGTGCCGGCCGGCGCGAAGCGCCTCGTCGTGGCCGGCGCGACCGCAGCGGGCGTCCTCACCCTCCGGGCGTGGGACGAGGACGGCGACCCGGTGGTGCGGGAGCGGCGCGTCGAGCTGGCGCCCGCCACCGCGGCGCGCATCCGGATGCCCGACGAGGCCGTGCTGGCGCAGGTGACGCTCGAGCGGACGGAGGCGGTCGTGTCGCTGGAGGTCAGCGACCGCGGGCTGTCCGTGCTGCCGATGGCGCAGCTGGTCACGACCAGCCAGGTGCCGGACGTACGACCGGCACGGCGCTGAGCCCGGCGCCGGGAGACGTCAGTCGGTGTAGCGCTCGTCGACCTGCCCGGGCGTGAGCCCCAGCAGCTCGGCGAGCTGCTCGACCACGACCGTGTGCACCATTGCCTCGAGCTCGTCACGGCTGGTGGCGCGGTGCTCGATGGGGCGTCGGAAGAGCACCAGCCGGGTCGGGTCGGTGCCCTTGCCGCGCACCAGGGACGACAGCGGCACGGTCTCGTCGCCCCAGTCGTCGGGCAGCATCGGGGCGTCCTCGACGGCGTACTCCACGAGCCCGAGGTGGCGCTGCCAGCGCTCGTCGAGCGGTGTGACGACGTCGAGCACGAGCTGGTCGAAGCGCTGCCGCGCGGTGCGCACGACCGGGGTGCCGGGCTCCGGGGGCAGGATGCCCGGTCCGCGCATCCCGCGACCGCGGCGGTCGCGGGTCCTGCGCCGGGTCCCGGGAGCCTCGGCCGGGGTGCTGACGTCGTCCACGCCGCGAGCCTAAGCGCCGCTCGTGCGTGGGGCGGGTAGCGTCGGCGCCGTGAGTCCTGCCCGTCGTTGTTCGCGTACGGCGTGTGGCCGTGGTGCGGTCAACACGCTGACCTACGTCTACGCCGACCAGACCGCTGTCCTGGGTCCGCTCGCCACCTACGCCGAGCCCCACGCCTACGACCTCTGCGACACCCACAGCGAGCGGCTCTCGGCGCCGCGCGGCTGGGAGGTCATCCGGCTGGCGCCCGACCCGCGCGCCCAGGGTCCGAGCAGCGACGACCTGCTCGCGCTGGCCGACGCCGTCCGCGAGGCGGCCCGCCCGGCTCCCGCGCCGGCACCGCTCCACTCCACCGACGACCCGACCCGGGGCGCGAAGCGCGGGCACCTGCGCGTGCTCACGCCCACTGACTGACCGGTCCACGCACCCCCTAGGATCATCGGCGTGAACATCGACCCGCAGCTGCTGAGCATCATCGTCTGCCCGGCCTGCCACGGCACCCTGGTCGAGGAGGCCGAGGAGCTCGTGTGCCAGGGGTGCGGCAACGCCTACCCCGTGCGCGACGACATCCCCGTGCTCCTGGTCGACGAAGCCCGCAAGCCGGCCTGAGGTCGCGGCCGTGCCGACCTGGTTCGACGAGTCCCGCCTGGACGACCCCGGCGTGCTGGAGTCGGTGGACCTCCGGCTGCGCACGCTCGCCGAGAGCGGGTCGCGGGTGCGCCGCGAGGCGCACGAGGCGGCCACCGCGACCGCCGAGCTGATCGCCCGTGGCCGCGACGGCGAGCGCCCGCGCGCGGTCATCGCCGCCGGTCCCGACTCACGCCTGCTGCGCGCCGTGCTCGAGCCGTGGTGCCCGGTGCCCTTCGTCGCGTGGCCGAGCCCCGGGCTGCCGGGGTGGGCGGGGTCGCTGGACCTCGTCGTCATGCTCGCACCCGAGGGCAACGACCACGGGTCCGCGTCTGCCGTCGCCGAGGCCGTACGCCGCGGCGCGCAGGTCGTCGTGGCCTGCCCGCAGCGGTCCCTCGTCGGCGAGCACGCGGCCGGCCGCGACGTGACCGTGCTGCCGACCGTGACCGGCGACCAGCTCGCCACCGCGGTCGTGATGCTCGACTACCTCGCGCACGTCCACCTCGGCCCGCGGGCCGACGCCGACTCGGTCGCCGAGTCGCTCGACGAGGTGGCCACCAGCTGCTCGCCCCACCGCGACCTCGCGGTGAACCCGGCGAAGATGCTGGCGATCGCCATGGCCGACACCAACCCGCTCGTGTGGGGCGGCTCCGTCCTCGCCGCGCGGGCGGCCCGACGGCTCGCGGAGTCGCTGCGGCGCACCAGCGGGCGGTCCGCGATCGCCGGCGACGCCGAGCACCTCCTGCCCGTCATCGAGGCGACCAGGCCCCAGGACGTGTTCGCCGACCCGTTCGCCGAGGAGGTGGCCGAGATCCGGCCGCTGCTGCTCGTCCTCGACGACCGCGCCGACGACCCGGTCGTGCGCGAGCAGGCCGGCATGCTGAAGGCCGCGGCCGCCCGCCACGGCGTCCGCGTCGAGACGCTCGAGACGGACGCCGACGCCGAGGTCGCGCGCTACGCCTCGCTCCTGCTCACCGGGACCTACGCCGCGGAGTACCTCCGGGTCGGGCTCGTCGACGACTGACGCGGGCGGTCACGAGCCCAGCGGCAGCCGGCAGCCGAAGACCAGCGCGTCGCCGCCGTGGACGTAGGCCGTCCGCTCGACCTCCATGCCCAGCGCGCGGGCCACGCCCTGCGAGGGAGTGTTGTCGGGCCGGACCAGGGCGACGAGGTGCGTCACGCCGTGGGCGGCGGCGCAGTCGCGCACGGCCGTCGCGGCCTCGACGGCGTAGCCACGGCGGCGCAGCGCCGGCAGGACGTGGTAGCCGACCTCGACCTCGGCGGTGCCCTCGACGTCCTGCACGGTCAGCCCGCAGTCGCCGACGAAGACGCCGTCGTGGGTCTCGACGACCCAGAGGCCGAAGTCGTGCGCGGCGTAGTTGCGCTCCTGCCACTCGATCCACCGCACCGCGTCGTCGGGGGTCCGGGCCGGGCGGTCCACGGGCACCGGGTCGGGTGCGGTGAGCAGCGCGGTGACGTCGTCGAGGTCGGCCATCGTCATCGGGCGGAACCGCAGCCGCGCGGTCGGCTCGGGCAGCACGCCTCAGCCCTGCCGGGGGCGGGTGCCCTCGGGCGCCTGCTGGTCGACGTTCGTCCACACCTCGGTCAGCTCGGAGAGCAGGCCGTCGCGCACCGTGGCGAAGCTCGCCACGGCGAACACCAGCTCCCCGCCGGTCCCGCTCGTGCCGACGACCCGCGCGCGCAGCACGCCGCGATCACCGCGGTCGCCACCGGCGACGAGGTCCTCGACGTGCAGGCGCTGGAAGCCGGGGTAGTCCGCGTTGAGCCGCACCCAGCCGTCGCGGTCGAACACCTCGCCGGTGTGCACGAGCCGGCAGGTGAACTCGGGGTGCAGCAGGTCGGGCAAGGCGTCCCAGTCGTGGGCGTCGATGACCTCGGCGAGGCGGGTCAGCAGGGCGGCGGCGTCCATGCCGCCAGTGTGCTGCGGGGGACCGACAGCCGCCTGCGACCGTTGCGGCCCGGAGTGCACGTGCACGTGGAGGTGCCGCGAGTCCTGGTAGGCCCCGAGGTTCGTCAGGACCGCGGCCGCGCCGTGCTCCTCCTCGACCTGCCGCGCCACGCGCTGCACCACCCGCAGCAGCGCGCGTACGTCGGCCTCGTCCTCCGTCGTGACCGTCGTCAGCGACGCGATGTGCCGCTTGGGCACGACCACCACGTGCACGTCCCAGAAGGGCCGGGTGTGGTGGTAGGCCAGCACGAGCCCGTCCTCGTGGACGACGTCGAGCGGCACGGCCCGGGGGATCGCGACGTCGCAGTAGAAGTCGGTGCCGTCGTAGGACTGGGTCATGCCGGGAGGCTCCCACGATCGTCCCCTCGATCGCCCCCTCCACGTCGACACACGAAGACGTACTCCTTGCCCGGACGGTCCGGCGCCTCACGTACGTCGTCCACCTCGAAGCCGTGGGCTCGCAGGTCGTGCTCGACCTCCGAGCGCGGCCGGAAGCGCAGGGTGGAGGTGGAGGTCAGGACGTCGGGTCCGATCGCGGCGGAGCTCTCGAAGCTGACGAGCGGCGGCTCGACCCGCGTCACCGTGCGGGTCACCACGGCCGTACGCCCGTCCTCCAGCCGGACGGACGTCGGCGGCAGGTCCCACGTCTCCCAGTCCCGGGCCTCGGGTCGCCGGGTCTCGAAGACGAACCAGCCACCGGGCCGGAGCGCAGCCGCGACGCTGCGCAGCGTGGCCGCCCAGTCCTCGTCGGAGACGAACACCTGGGCGACGTTGCCCGTCATCACCACCAGGTCGGCGCCGCCCACCCGTCCGTTCAGGTCGGTGGCGTCGCCATGGATCCAGGTCACCCGCTCGGCCTGCGGCTTGCTCCTCGCCACGTCGAGCGACGCCCCGGCCGGGTCGACACCGACGACGTCGAGGCCCAGGGCAGCCAGGCGCACCGCCAGGCTGCCGGTCCCGCACCCGACGTCGACGATCCTCCGGGCCCGCACGTCCTCGACCAGTGCGACGTAGGCGTCGAGGTCCGATCGGTCGTCGTCGAGGACGTCGTGGAGGACGGCTTGGCGCGGGTCGCTGAACGCGGCGTCGGGGTCTCGCATCGTGGGGAACCTACGAGACGGTCGGGTGGTCGTGCACGCGATCTCGCCGAGGGCTGGTCCGCTCGCGGGAGCCGGACGGCGGCGGTGCACCTCAGCGGGAGCTCCACGTGACGCCACACAGCGAGCCGGGCGACGCGCCGACGCGGGCTGGTCGACCCGTGAGCCCGTCGTGACGTTCACGTGCCTGACCGTGTGGAGACGCGCCTGTGGCCCCGCCGTGGTTCAGGTCGGCGGGGTGCGGGGCGGGGTCATGGTCGGCCGGGCGGTGCGGGGTCGTCGGCAGAGCCGTTGATCCGGGTGGTGCCGGTGCGGTCGCGTCGGTAGCGGTGCCCGTGCGGACTCGTCCACTCGTAGACGCCGGGTCCGGTGACGTCGTAGCGCCAGGCCGAATGGGTCTTGAGGCGGTGGTGCCAGCGACACTCCGGGGCGAGGTTCGAGGACACGGTCGGCCCCGGCTGGGGACGGCCCTCGGTGTCGGCTTCGTGGTCGTACGGGACGACGTGGTCGATGTCGCAGCCCCGGGCGGGTCGGGTGCACCACGGGAACACACAGGTGCGGTCGCGCAGGATCACCTGTTCGCGGATCCGGTCGGGGATGTCGTAGCCGGGTGCGGTGAGCTCGGCGGTGAGGTCGATGACCGGCTTGACGGTCACCTTGGTGCGAGAGTCGCGGCACCAGTCCTTGACCTGCTCGAGCAGCACCAGCCGTTGCCCCTCCTCGAGGCGGCCGGTGGGTCCGAACACGGTGTCCAGCCCGTCGAGCCGGTCGTGCCCGTCGAGGCTGGCCGGGAAGTGGGCGTGCAGCACTACCTCACGCGCAACCGGCAACCCGTCCTCGCCCGTGGCGGCGGTCGAGCCCTGAGCGTGGAGGTCGAGGGCGGTCTGGGTGCGGGCCAGGTCGCCCAGCGCAGCCGACCGGCGGGCGTGCAAGGGTGCTGCCGAGCCGAGGGCCTTCAGCGTCTCGGCGCCGTGGGCGAGGGCCCGGTCGAGGTCGAGGGCGTCGGCGATGTCGAGCTCGGCCTCGAACCGCATGGTCCCGGCGTAATGCACGTCCTGGTCGTGCACCGTCGCGTGGCGCGGGTCGACGTGCTGCCACCCGTCCTCGGGATCAGTCGCGGGGTCGTGGGTGTCGAGGTGGTGGCGCTTGATGGTCTCGGCGACAAGGCGGTCGAGCTGCGCGGGTCCGACCCGGCCGGCGACGGCCGCGACCTGGGTGTCGACCCACCGCGCCGCCTCGACGGTGAGGGACGGGGTGGCGTGGATCGTGGCCTCCGCGACGGTCCGAGCCCGCCAGGCCGGCACCGCACCGGCGTGGACCTGCGCCCACAGCCGAGGCAGGCGGTGCCGCAGCTCGAGCGCGTGCCCGATGAGCCGCTTCGCTGCGGTAGAGGAGATGCCGAGGACGGTGCCGAGCTCGGCGATGCAGAACTCCGCCACCGCCGGGCAACCCTCGCCGGCGATCGGCTCCTCGTGCTCGAGGCCGTAGCGGCCACCGTCGCCGAAGGTAGCGGCGGTGTGGATCGACTCCGGCGGGTGCAGGTCGGCCCAGCGGGCGGCCACCTCCAGCACGTCCGCTGCCGCGCGGTGCTCGGCGGCCTTGCGGTCGCGGGCGAGCGCCAGCAGCGCGGAGGCCGAGAGGGCCTCGACCTCTGCTCCGGGTGCCGCTGCCAGCGTCTCGATCATGTGTTCGATTCTACGGACGACCACCGACAGCGGACAGTGCTTGCGCAAGCCGATGGAAGGGTCTCGATACGCCTCGTTCCTCGGCTACTCGACCACCGAGGGCAGGTGGCCTCGATACGCCGGGCTCGTGCCTCGCTCGGCTGCTAGACCCGCAGAGCTGCCGCCTGCTCCACTTCGCCAGCCCACCCCCGATCCGCTATACCTCCAGCATGCCGCCAGCCGCCCCGCTCCTCCGCGAGATGCGTCCCGAGGACGTCCCGGCGGTGCTCGCGGGCCAGGAGCCGGCGGCGGTGGCTGGGCTGTCGGAGGTGTTCCCGCAGGACCTCCACCCGTTCCCACGGCAGACGATCGCGGACCGCTGGCTCGCCGAGATCGAGGATGCCGCCACGTCCTGCTTCGTCATCGTCCGGCACGACCGGGTCGTCGGGTTCGCGGCCGTACGCGGCGACGAGGTCGTGCACTTCGGCGTCGAGGTCGAGCAGTGGGGGACAGGTGTCGCGGCCGCGGCGCAGGACGAGCTGCTCGAGGTGATGCGGGCGGGCGGTGTGCAGCGTCCCTGGCTGCGGGTCTACGCGGGCAATGCCCGGGGTCGGCGGTTCTGGGAGAAGCTCGGCTGGCGCCCGACCGGGGAGCGCGGCCGCGGCACCCTGCCGCCGTACGCGGAGCTCCTCACCTACGAGCTCGCCGGCTGAGCGGCTCAGCGCGCGGCAGCCAACAAGCCCAGCACGTCGTCGGTCGAGCGGACGTCGCCGTAGGACCGGTGCACGACGTGCAGCGTGGCGTTGTGGTCCCGGTCGCGCATCGCCGCGCACGCGTCGGCGACGAGGATGACCCGCAGGCCCGCCGAGCTCGCGCCCCTGACGGTGTCCTCGACGCAGACGTTGGTGACGGTGCCGGTCACGACCACCGTGTCGATCCCGCTGGTCGTGAGCAGCTCGGGCAGCACCGAGCCGGGGGACCAGGCGCCCCGCATGGTCTTCGCCACGGCGAGGTCGGACGCGTCGACGTCGAGGCCGTCGTGCAGTCGCGAGGCCACCGGTCCCTCGCCGCCAGAGCGCGCGTAGGCCTCGGCCACCTCGTCGCCGAAGAACTCGCGGTCCTTCGCCGTCGGCTCGGTGTAGCCGGGCACCACCCACGCCACCACGCCGCCGGCGCCACGCAGGGCCGCCGCCAGGGCGTTGACGCGGGGCACGATGCCGCGCACGTACGCCGACTCGCGCACGAAGAACGGCACGATGTCCACGACGACGAGCGCGGTTCGACGCGCGTCGAGGTGCTCGTACGCGTGCCGCCGGCCCCGGCGGGCCTCGTGCCGCGCGTACTCGCGCTCCTCGACGAGCCAGGCGTGGTCGGCGACGTCGTCGAGGTCCGGTGGCGGGGTCACCGGGCGAGGCTATTGCCGCCGATGGTGGGCTGGGTCGCGCATCGAGACCCCCGACATGGGCACGGAGTGTGGCAGACGCGGCGCCGATAGGCTGCAGCACGACCTGTTGGACCCCACCCGACCCACGACCCGAAGGATCGCCCATGGCCGGCGGACTGTTCGCCCTCCTCGACGACGTCGCCGCACTCGCGCGCATCGCCGCCGCCAGCGTGGACGACGTGGGTGCCGCCGCGGCCCGCGCGAGCGCCAAGGCCGCCGGCGTCGTGGTCGACGACACGGCCGTGACGCCGCAGTACCTCCACGGGTCCGCCGCCGCCCGCGAGCTGCCGATCATCAAGAAGATCGCGATCGGCTCGCTGCGCAACAAGCTGCTCTTCATCCTCCCGGCCGCCGTGCTGCTGGGGCAGTTCCTGCCCTGGCTGCTCCCGGTGATCCTCATCTTCGGTGGTGGGTTCCTCGCCTACGAGGGCGCCCACAAGGTCTACGAACGCGTGACCGGCCACGCGACGGAGGCCGAGGAGGACATCGCCCCGCACGGCGAGCTGACCCCCGAGCACGAGGCCCGCACCATCTCGCAGGCCATCCGCACCGACTTCATCCTCAGCGCCGAGATCATGGTCATCGCGCTCAAGGAGGTGGTGAGCTCCGACCCCGACGCGAGCATCTGGATGCGCGCCATCGTGCTGGGCGTGGTGGCGGTCCTGATCACCGTCCTCGTCTACGGCGTCGTCGCGCTGATCGTGAAGATGGACGACGTCGGCCTCCACCTCGCCGAGAAGCCGTCCAAGGGCTCGCAGCGCGTCGGGCTGGCGCTCGTCTCCGCGATGCCCCGCCTGCTCGCCGCGATCTCCTTCATCGGCACCCTCGCCATGCTCTGGGTCGGCGGCCACATCTTCCTCATCAGCCTCTACGAGATCGGCGGCCACGACGGCCTCCTCGAGGGCACCGCGGTCGGCGACGCCCTGCACGCGCCGTACGACCTCCTGCACCACTGGGAGGAGGACGTGCACCACGCCATCGGCGGGGCGCTCGGCGGCCTGGTCGGGTGGCTGCTCAACACGGTCGTCTCCGCCCTCGTCGGACTGTTCGTCGGTGGCATCGTCCTGGCGGTCCTCCACGCCTTCGGGATCGGCGGCGGCCACGGGTCGGAGCACGGGTCGGAGCACGCGTCCGAGAACGGGGCCGAGAACGGGGCCGAGCACGGGGCCGAGCACGGGGCCGAGCACGGGGCGGACCACACCGATGAGCACGCCGACGAGCACGCCGGTGAGCAGCCCGGAGGGGCGACCGCCGAGGATTCCCCGAATCGCTGAGCCCGGTCCTACGCTCTTCTGGTCCGCGCGGGAGATCCCGACGATGCACAGATGTGCGGCGCAGACGGCCTCCACCGAATCCGGGAGACAACCACATGGACTTCAAGGTCGCTGACCTCACCCTCGCCGCCTACGGCCGCAAGGAGATCGAGCTCGCCGAGCACGAGATGCCCGGCCTCATGGCCATGCGCGAGCGCTACGGCAAGGACCAGCCCCTCAAGGGCGCCCGCGTCGCCGGCTCGCTGCACATGACGATCCAGACCGCCGTGCTCATCGAGACCCTCGTGCACCTCGGTGCCGACGTCCGCTGGGCCACGTGCAACATCTTCTCGACGCAGGACCACGCCGCCGCGGCCGTGGTCGTGGGCCGCGACGGCACCGCCGACGCCCCGCAGGGCACGCCCGTCTTCGCCTGGAAGGGCGAGTCGCTGGCCGAGTACTGGGACGAGGCCGAGAAGGTCTTCGACTTCACCGACGCCGACGGCAACGTCATCGGCCCCAACGTCCTCCTCGACGACGGTGGCGACATCACGATGCTGCTGCACCTCGGCGTCGAGTTCGAGAAGACCGGCGTCGTGCCGTCGCAGGACAGCACCGACAACGAGGAGTTCAAGGAGGTGCTGCGCGTGCTGGCCCGCTCCGTCGAGAGCAAGCCGCAGCACTGGACCGAGATCTCGAAGGGCATCAGGGGCGTCTCCGAGGAGACCACCACCGGCGTCCTCCGCCTCTACGACCGCTTCCGCGAGGGCACGCTGCTCTTCCCGGCGATCAACGTCAACGACTCGGTCACCAAGTCCAAGTTCGACAACAAGTACGGCTGCCGCCACTCGCTGATCGACGGCCTCAACCGTGCCACCGACGTGATGATCGGCGGCAAGGTCGCCGTCGTCTGCGGCTACGGCGACGTGGGCAAGGGCTCCGCGGAGTCGCTGCGCGGCCAGGGTGCTCGCGTCATCGTCACCGAGATCGACCCGATCTGCGCGCTGCAGGCGGCCATGGACGGCTACGAGGTCAAGCGCCTCGAGTCCGTCGTGGAGACGGCCGACATCTTCATCACCACGACCGGCAACTTCGACATCATCACCGTCGAACACTTCCACAAGATGAAGCACCAGGCGATCGTCGGCAACATCGGTCACTTCGACAACGAGATCAACATGGCGGGCCTCGCCAGGATCCCCGGCATCGTCAAGGACGAGATCAAGCCGCAGGTCCACCAGTGGATCTTCCCAGCGACCGAGGACAAGCCGAGCAAGAAGATCATCGTGCTGTCCGAGGGCCGCCTGCTGAACCTGGGCAACGCCACCGGCCACCCGTCGTTCGTGATGTCGAACTCCTTCACCAACCAGGTGCTGGCGCAGATCGAGCTGTTCACCAAGGCCGACGAGTACGAGCTCGGTGTCCACGTCCTGCCCAAGCACCTCGACGAGGAGGTGGCCCGCCTGCACCTCGACGCCCTCGGTGTCGAGCTGACCGAGCTCACCAAGGAGCAGGCCGCCTACCTCGGCGTCGACGTGGAGGGTCCCTACAAGTCGGACCACTACCGCTACTGACCAGTTGCGTACGGCCTCCGGTCGCGGGGGCTGTCCCTACACTGGCGCCATGAACGACCTCGCCGAACCCGCGCGCGGCAGCGTGCTCGTCGTCGACGACGACGCCTCCCTGGCGGAGATGCTCTCCATCGTCCTCCGCCAGGAGGGGTTCGACAGCCGGATCGTGGGCCGCGGTGACGTGGCCCTGGATGCGTTCCGGGACTACAAGCCCGACCTGGTCCTCCTCGACCTGATGCTGCCCGGCAAGGACGGCATCGACGTCTGCAAGGAGATCCGCGCCGAGTCGGGCGTGCCGATCGTGATGCTCACGGCGAAGGGCGACACCATCGACGTGGTCGTCGGCCTCGAGTCCGGGGCCGACGACTACATCGTCAAGCCCTTCAAGCCCAAGGAGCTCGTCGCCCGGATCCGCGCCCGCATGCGGCGCAACGACGTCACGCTGGACGAGGGCCTCACGATCGGCGACATCGCCATCGACGTCGCAGGCCACTCCGTCACCCGCGCCGGTGCCCCGATCAACCTGACGCCGCTCGAGTTCGACCTGCTCGTGTGCCTGGCGCGCAAGCCGTGGCAGGTCTTCACCCGCGAGGTGCTGCTCGAGCAGGTCTGGGGCTACCGGCACAGCGCCGACACCCGGCTGGTCAACGTGCACGTCCAGCGACTGCGCTCCAAGGTCGAGCACGACCCGGAGAACCCCGAGGTCGTGGTGACCGTGCGCGGCGTCGGCTACAAGGCCGGCAAGTCCTGACGGACCAGAGGACACCATGACCAGCCCAGCGGGCTCCTCGGGGCCCCGACGCCTCCTCGACCGCGTGCCGGCGGTGCTGCGCCACGGCCCCGCCTTCTGGCGGCGCTCGGTGCAGGCGCGGGTCGTGGTCAGCACGGTGCTCCTCTCGGCCGCCGTCGTCGGGGTGGTCGGCTGGTTCCTCATCCAGCAGACGCGCGACGGGCTCCTGGAGAACCGGGTCGACGCGGTGGTCCAGGAGGCCGAGAGCGAGACCGAGACGGCGCGCGCGGCGCTGGCCGCGATCCCCGTCCTC
This genomic stretch from Nocardioides renjunii harbors:
- a CDS encoding HIT domain-containing protein; this translates as MTQSYDGTDFYCDVAIPRAVPLDVVHEDGLVLAYHHTRPFWDVHVVVVPKRHIASLTTVTTEDEADVRALLRVVQRVARQVEEEHGAAAVLTNLGAYQDSRHLHVHVHSGPQRSQAAVGPPQHTGGMDAAALLTRLAEVIDAHDWDALPDLLHPEFTCRLVHTGEVFDRDGWVRLNADYPGFQRLHVEDLVAGGDRGDRGVLRARVVGTSGTGGELVFAVASFATVRDGLLSELTEVWTNVDQQAPEGTRPRQG
- a CDS encoding DUF3499 family protein, giving the protein MSPARRCSRTACGRGAVNTLTYVYADQTAVLGPLATYAEPHAYDLCDTHSERLSAPRGWEVIRLAPDPRAQGPSSDDLLALADAVREAARPAPAPAPLHSTDDPTRGAKRGHLRVLTPTD
- a CDS encoding SIS domain-containing protein, encoding MPTWFDESRLDDPGVLESVDLRLRTLAESGSRVRREAHEAATATAELIARGRDGERPRAVIAAGPDSRLLRAVLEPWCPVPFVAWPSPGLPGWAGSLDLVVMLAPEGNDHGSASAVAEAVRRGAQVVVACPQRSLVGEHAAGRDVTVLPTVTGDQLATAVVMLDYLAHVHLGPRADADSVAESLDEVATSCSPHRDLAVNPAKMLAIAMADTNPLVWGGSVLAARAARRLAESLRRTSGRSAIAGDAEHLLPVIEATRPQDVFADPFAEEVAEIRPLLLVLDDRADDPVVREQAGMLKAAAARHGVRVETLETDADAEVARYASLLLTGTYAAEYLRVGLVDD
- a CDS encoding DUF5719 family protein; translated protein: MSEPTPGPAPAPTSTAGGRRRVAEASRRPSPVTLLAVLIPLLTVAALALVRPAETPATTHDPAGAPLDRSTAVCPARLPGADELRLGSTGLASGSLTLRVGREEDTEALTDGVASRRERSAVVVGATGDLAAGLVASRSGAGSAVGCAPPEPERWFTGLGASAEHASTLTLVNPDRGPAVADVTVWDGSGVVDVPALRGVRVPGGGSATFDLSEVAPNRDALAMQVLVSRGRLGASVVDVLDPVGRGRPVREWLPGQAAPATTSYVLGVGTTPADRTLTLANPGDSQVRVALELVSEESEFAPSGFEEVTLAPASVTEVDLGGVLRGRTARGVQALRLEATGPVTAALRNRTDGDLALAVAGDAVASETAVAVPAGAKRLVVAGATAAGVLTLRAWDEDGDPVVRERRVELAPATAARIRMPDEAVLAQVTLERTEAVVSLEVSDRGLSVLPMAQLVTTSQVPDVRPARR
- a CDS encoding class I SAM-dependent methyltransferase, which translates into the protein MRDPDAAFSDPRQAVLHDVLDDDRSDLDAYVALVEDVRARRIVDVGCGTGSLAVRLAALGLDVVGVDPAGASLDVARSKPQAERVTWIHGDATDLNGRVGGADLVVMTGNVAQVFVSDEDWAATLRSVAAALRPGGWFVFETRRPEARDWETWDLPPTSVRLEDGRTAVVTRTVTRVEPPLVSFESSAAIGPDVLTSTSTLRFRPRSEVEHDLRAHGFEVDDVREAPDRPGKEYVFVCRRGGGDRGDDRGSLPA
- a CDS encoding Trm112 family protein, with translation MNIDPQLLSIIVCPACHGTLVEEAEELVCQGCGNAYPVRDDIPVLLVDEARKPA
- a CDS encoding GNAT family N-acetyltransferase, whose amino-acid sequence is MLPEPTARLRFRPMTMADLDDVTALLTAPDPVPVDRPARTPDDAVRWIEWQERNYAAHDFGLWVVETHDGVFVGDCGLTVQDVEGTAEVEVGYHVLPALRRRGYAVEAATAVRDCAAAHGVTHLVALVRPDNTPSQGVARALGMEVERTAYVHGGDALVFGCRLPLGS
- a CDS encoding metallopeptidase family protein, whose product is MDDVSTPAEAPGTRRRTRDRRGRGMRGPGILPPEPGTPVVRTARQRFDQLVLDVVTPLDERWQRHLGLVEYAVEDAPMLPDDWGDETVPLSSLVRGKGTDPTRLVLFRRPIEHRATSRDELEAMVHTVVVEQLAELLGLTPGQVDERYTD